In one window of Hyalangium gracile DNA:
- a CDS encoding DUF488 domain-containing protein, whose product MATERPRRKAPGWAKARIYTVGHSTRTAEALVELLQAHGIQTLVDIRTMPRSRMNPQFNQDALPRTLARADIRYVHLPRLGGLRRTSKDSPNTGWRNTSFRGYADYMQTAEFSLGMKQLRELTADGPLALMCAEAVRWRCHRSLVADALYARGVEARHITSRTRAEPHKLTPFAELHGTRVLYPGSSDSTPAPYGATQIPAIPSF is encoded by the coding sequence ATGGCCACGGAGCGCCCCAGACGCAAGGCCCCGGGATGGGCGAAGGCACGCATCTACACGGTGGGCCACTCCACGCGCACGGCGGAGGCGCTGGTGGAGCTGCTCCAGGCGCACGGCATCCAGACGCTCGTGGACATCCGCACGATGCCGCGCTCCCGCATGAATCCCCAGTTCAACCAGGACGCCCTACCTCGGACGCTCGCTCGGGCGGACATCCGGTACGTGCACCTGCCGAGGCTCGGAGGCCTGCGGCGCACGAGCAAGGACTCCCCCAATACCGGGTGGCGCAACACCAGCTTCCGCGGCTACGCGGACTACATGCAGACGGCGGAGTTCTCGCTGGGAATGAAGCAGCTGCGGGAGCTCACGGCGGACGGACCGCTGGCGCTCATGTGCGCCGAGGCGGTGCGCTGGCGGTGCCACCGCTCGCTCGTGGCGGATGCGCTGTACGCCCGGGGAGTGGAGGCGCGGCACATCACCAGCCGCACCCGCGCCGAGCCGCACAAGCTCACGCCCTTCGCGGAGCTGCACGGCACGCGGGTGCTCTACCCGGGCAGCTCCGACTCGACCCCGGCCCCTTACGGAGCCACCCAGATTCCAGCGATCCCCTCATTCTGA
- a CDS encoding protein kinase domain-containing protein gives MSPLPPSGTLLAGRFLLQQLAGRGGMGSIFRAVDTTSDRPVAVKLMHAADSEAARRFTREARLLSELRHPGVVSYVAHGVTEEGQPFLVMEWLEGEDLSRRLARRPLSLSETLLLMRRIADGLAAAHARGIVHRDLKPSNLFLRGGKVEEVVLLDFGLARLAAASQVVTASATVLGTPGYMAPEQASAQQDITPSADVFSLGCVLYECLTGEAPFRAPHMAAVLVKILFSEPARLRMMRPELPASLQVLVDQMLAKEPARRLADARQVLRALAELELPSEVTPPGQHRTPVPTHLSHAEQHLVSMLLATPHGISPDAPTLGADDAKQARQRLSPLLRMLQTNGAQARLLADGSLLATFLLERGTATDQAAVAAHSALLVKEQWPASLVVLATGLSLRGQALPAGEVMDRAGGFLRKMERRRDAADYVMLDDTTAGLLGPRFQLDRPPALDSFILLGEHLSADETRPLLGRPTPCVGREQELALLEMAFTACVEDTAARALLITAPPGVGKSRLRHEFLRRLEQRGHPMLVLLGRGDPMNAGSAYGLLGEALRRLCGVLDGEPLELRREKLARRIRRYLLPEAMKDTTEFLGELCGVAFPLEDSPKLRAAREDPRLMNLQVRRAMATFLQAELSQGPVLLMLEDLHWGDASTVRLVEEVLRDLAELPFMVLALARPEIKEQFPGLWAQHLQEVPLRGLSQKACARLVSAVLGPQLPPEVVARLVEQAAGNALFLEELIRSQSEGRGEETPSTVLAMLQFRLQRLEPGLRHVLLAGSVFGRSFWSSGVKALLAEELTAEELEHSLKRLTDLEMIQRQAGSRFPGELEYRFRHALVRDAAYSLVPGPLKAGGHRQAAAWLERAGEWDPWVLAEHYQLGQEKERAVHFFTRAGERLYERQDVTGARRCMDAALACAPTGQALAELRVLEVMIAFWEEDFERLFSVGETVQSQLAVGSAPWARVAGGMILMAPQCGRQADVAPLGTLLLSATPAPEAATSYIETASFLALINGWNGLKREALAVLERVNTVGAELLSRDTSVRGWVYNARAWVYHFVDSHPWQARGAAEEAVRAFREVNSDRNRTLPQSILGMVLEALGELPRAIEELRDAAETSRRAGQTYAAAATQSWLTLALSSSRELTHQEEARHQAHLQLETSKDNLLHLGVAHLALAKVKATWREFAEAEEHARKACEMTYMLQYFQLTSRTLLSNILRAQGRVAEAGAEAEVGVKLLEHHGHEGAAVVGTWLAMAEACLAQGDEAAGDRALRQAARCLRLRAEDVPEGPARERFLSAVPEHSRTRELSLQRWGRDWQNLEESER, from the coding sequence GTGTCCCCGCTGCCACCCTCCGGAACCCTCCTGGCAGGCCGCTTCCTCCTTCAACAGCTCGCGGGCCGCGGGGGCATGGGCTCCATCTTCCGGGCGGTGGACACCACGAGCGACCGCCCCGTCGCCGTCAAGCTCATGCACGCGGCGGACTCCGAAGCCGCCCGGCGCTTCACGCGCGAGGCCCGGCTGCTGTCCGAGCTGCGCCACCCCGGTGTCGTCTCCTACGTGGCCCATGGCGTCACCGAGGAGGGTCAGCCCTTCCTCGTCATGGAGTGGCTGGAGGGGGAGGATCTCTCGCGGCGGCTGGCGCGCCGGCCGTTGAGCCTGTCGGAGACGCTGCTGCTGATGCGCCGCATCGCCGATGGGCTGGCCGCCGCCCACGCCCGCGGCATCGTCCACCGGGACTTGAAGCCCTCCAACCTCTTCCTCCGGGGCGGCAAGGTGGAGGAGGTGGTGCTGCTGGACTTCGGGCTGGCACGGCTGGCGGCCGCCTCACAGGTGGTGACGGCCAGCGCCACGGTGCTGGGCACCCCCGGCTACATGGCGCCGGAGCAGGCCTCCGCCCAGCAGGACATCACCCCCAGCGCGGACGTCTTCTCCCTGGGCTGCGTGCTGTACGAGTGTCTGACGGGTGAGGCGCCCTTCCGCGCACCACACATGGCCGCGGTGCTGGTGAAGATCCTCTTCTCCGAGCCGGCGCGGCTGCGGATGATGCGGCCGGAGCTGCCCGCCTCGCTGCAGGTGCTGGTGGATCAGATGCTGGCCAAGGAGCCGGCGCGGCGGCTGGCGGATGCCAGACAGGTGCTGCGAGCGCTGGCGGAGCTGGAGCTCCCCTCCGAGGTGACTCCCCCCGGTCAGCACCGGACGCCCGTGCCGACCCACCTGTCCCACGCCGAGCAGCACCTGGTGAGCATGCTGCTGGCCACGCCGCATGGGATCTCCCCGGACGCGCCCACGCTGGGGGCGGATGACGCGAAGCAGGCTCGCCAGCGGCTGAGCCCGCTGCTGCGGATGCTGCAGACCAACGGGGCGCAGGCCCGGCTGCTGGCGGACGGCTCGCTGCTGGCCACCTTCCTGCTGGAGCGCGGCACCGCCACCGATCAGGCCGCCGTGGCCGCCCACAGCGCCCTGCTGGTCAAGGAGCAGTGGCCCGCCAGCCTCGTGGTGCTGGCCACCGGCCTGAGCCTGCGCGGCCAGGCGCTGCCGGCCGGTGAGGTGATGGACCGGGCGGGCGGCTTCCTGCGGAAGATGGAGCGGCGGCGGGACGCGGCGGACTACGTCATGCTGGATGACACCACGGCGGGGCTGCTGGGGCCCCGATTCCAGCTCGACAGGCCTCCCGCGCTCGACAGCTTCATCCTGCTGGGCGAGCACCTGAGCGCGGACGAGACGCGCCCCCTGCTGGGCCGCCCCACCCCCTGCGTGGGCCGCGAGCAGGAGCTGGCCCTGCTGGAGATGGCCTTCACCGCCTGCGTGGAGGACACCGCCGCCCGAGCCCTGCTGATCACCGCGCCGCCCGGGGTGGGCAAGTCCCGCCTGCGCCACGAGTTCCTGCGCCGGCTGGAGCAGCGCGGCCACCCCATGCTCGTGCTGCTGGGGCGTGGAGATCCGATGAACGCGGGCTCCGCCTACGGCCTGCTGGGCGAGGCGTTGCGGCGGCTGTGCGGCGTGCTGGACGGAGAGCCGCTGGAGCTGCGCCGAGAGAAGCTCGCCCGGCGCATCCGCCGCTACCTGCTGCCCGAGGCGATGAAGGACACCACCGAGTTCCTCGGGGAGCTGTGCGGGGTGGCCTTCCCCCTGGAGGACAGCCCGAAGCTGCGGGCGGCTCGCGAGGATCCGCGGCTGATGAACCTCCAGGTGCGGCGGGCCATGGCCACCTTCCTCCAGGCGGAGCTGTCCCAGGGGCCGGTGCTGCTGATGCTCGAGGATCTGCACTGGGGCGACGCCTCCACCGTGAGGCTGGTGGAGGAGGTGCTCCGGGACCTGGCGGAGCTGCCCTTCATGGTGCTGGCGCTGGCCCGCCCCGAGATCAAGGAGCAGTTCCCAGGGCTGTGGGCGCAGCACCTGCAAGAAGTCCCCCTGCGAGGCCTGAGCCAGAAGGCCTGCGCCCGGCTGGTGAGCGCCGTGCTGGGACCGCAGCTGCCGCCGGAGGTGGTGGCGCGCCTGGTGGAGCAGGCGGCCGGCAACGCGCTGTTCCTGGAGGAGCTCATCCGCAGCCAGTCCGAGGGCCGGGGCGAGGAGACGCCGAGCACGGTGCTGGCCATGCTCCAGTTCCGCCTCCAGCGCCTGGAGCCGGGGCTGCGGCACGTGCTGCTGGCCGGCAGCGTCTTCGGCCGCTCCTTCTGGAGCAGCGGCGTCAAGGCGCTGCTGGCGGAGGAGCTGACGGCCGAGGAGCTGGAGCACAGCCTCAAGCGGCTGACGGATCTGGAGATGATCCAGCGCCAGGCGGGCAGCCGCTTCCCGGGAGAGCTCGAGTACCGTTTCCGCCACGCGCTGGTGAGGGACGCGGCCTATAGCCTGGTGCCCGGCCCGCTCAAGGCCGGGGGGCACCGTCAGGCGGCGGCGTGGCTCGAGCGGGCCGGCGAGTGGGATCCGTGGGTGCTGGCCGAGCACTATCAACTGGGCCAGGAGAAGGAGCGCGCCGTGCACTTCTTCACCCGCGCCGGAGAGCGGCTCTACGAGCGGCAGGACGTGACGGGCGCGCGGCGGTGCATGGACGCCGCCCTGGCCTGCGCGCCCACCGGACAGGCGCTGGCGGAGCTGCGCGTGCTGGAGGTGATGATCGCCTTCTGGGAGGAGGACTTCGAGCGCCTCTTCAGCGTGGGCGAGACGGTGCAGTCCCAGCTGGCGGTGGGCAGCGCCCCGTGGGCACGCGTCGCGGGAGGGATGATCCTCATGGCTCCCCAGTGCGGCCGGCAGGCGGACGTCGCCCCGCTGGGGACGCTCCTGCTGAGTGCGACTCCGGCTCCCGAGGCGGCCACCAGCTACATCGAGACGGCCTCCTTCCTGGCGCTCATCAACGGCTGGAACGGGCTGAAGCGTGAGGCCCTGGCGGTATTGGAGCGCGTCAACACCGTGGGAGCGGAGCTCCTGTCGCGGGACACCAGCGTGCGCGGGTGGGTGTACAACGCGCGAGCCTGGGTCTACCACTTCGTGGACTCGCACCCCTGGCAGGCCCGCGGCGCGGCGGAGGAGGCCGTCCGGGCCTTCCGCGAGGTGAACTCGGATCGCAACAGGACCCTGCCGCAGTCCATCCTCGGCATGGTGCTGGAGGCGCTGGGAGAGCTGCCCCGCGCCATCGAGGAGCTGCGAGACGCCGCGGAGACCAGCCGACGGGCGGGACAGACGTATGCGGCGGCGGCCACGCAGAGCTGGCTGACCCTGGCGCTCTCGAGCAGCCGTGAGCTCACGCATCAGGAAGAGGCCCGCCACCAGGCGCACCTCCAATTGGAGACGTCGAAGGACAACCTGCTTCACCTGGGCGTGGCGCACCTGGCGCTGGCGAAGGTCAAGGCCACCTGGCGCGAGTTCGCGGAGGCCGAGGAGCACGCACGCAAGGCGTGTGAGATGACCTACATGCTCCAGTACTTCCAGCTCACCTCGCGCACGCTGCTGTCCAACATCCTGCGGGCGCAGGGGCGAGTGGCGGAGGCTGGAGCCGAGGCGGAGGTCGGAGTGAAGCTCCTGGAGCACCACGGGCACGAGGGGGCCGCGGTGGTGGGGACGTGGCTGGCGATGGCCGAGGCGTGTCTGGCCCAGGGGGACGAGGCGGCCGGAGACCGGGCCCTGCGCCAGGCGGCGCGGTGCCTGCGCCTGCGAGCCGAGGACGTGCCGGAGGGGCCCGCCCGCGAGCGCTTCCTGAGCGCGGTGCCCGAGCACTCCCGGACGCGTGAGCTGAGCCTTCAGCGCTGGGGACGGGACTGGCAGAACCTGGAGGAGTCCGAGCGCTGA
- a CDS encoding ATP-binding cassette domain-containing protein: MSRHPADSHDMIRVQGARENNLKDVSVEIPKRRLTVFTGVSGSGKSSLVFGTIAAESQRLINETYSTFIQGFMPTQDRPEVDVLDGLTTAIIVDQERMGANVRSTVGTATDANAMLRVLFSRLGKPHIGSSNAFSFNVPSVSASGQITVEKGAGKKTETRTFTVTGGMCPRCEGMGQVNDIDLSQLFDDSKSLNEGAITVPGYTADGWYVRLFSESGFLDPDKPIRKYTKQERHDFLYKEPVKVKVAGANMTYEGLIPRIQKSFLSKDVDAMQPHIRAFVERAVTFTTCPDCGGTRLSEAARSSKIKGKNIADVCAMQISDLAEWVRGLDEPSVAPLLTMLRETLDSFVEIGLGYLSLDRSSGTLSGGEAQRTKMIRHLGSSLTDVTYVFDEPTVGLHPHDIQRMNDLLRRLRDKGNTVLVVEHKPEVIAIADHIVDLGPGAGTAGGEVVFEGTVDGLRASGTLTGRHLSDRVSLKQSVRKPSGVMEVRGARAHNLRNVNVDIPLGVLVVVTGVAGSGKSSLIHGSVCGRDGVVAVDQAPIRGSRRSNPATYTDLLEPIRKAFAKANGVKPALFSANSEGACPTCNGAGMIYTDLGMMASVTTVCEECEGRRFQASVLGYRLGGLNIAEVLDLSVEAAVGFFGAGKAHTPAAHEILQRMADVGLGYLRLGQPLTTLSGGERQRLKLATHMGADASVYVLDEPTTGLHLADLKQLLGLLDRLVDSGKSVIVIEHHQAVMAHADWIIDLGPGAGHDGGRIVFEGTPAALVAARSTLTGEHLAAFVGGGSKAVPAGSSEPIRARSQRKSQ; encoded by the coding sequence ATGAGCAGGCACCCCGCAGACAGCCACGACATGATCCGTGTCCAGGGCGCCCGGGAGAACAACCTCAAGGACGTCAGCGTCGAGATCCCCAAGCGGCGGTTGACGGTGTTCACCGGCGTCTCGGGCTCGGGCAAGTCGTCGCTGGTGTTCGGCACCATCGCGGCGGAGTCGCAGCGGCTCATCAACGAGACCTACAGCACGTTCATCCAGGGATTCATGCCGACGCAGGATCGGCCCGAGGTGGACGTGCTGGACGGGCTGACGACCGCCATCATCGTCGACCAGGAGCGGATGGGCGCCAACGTCCGCTCGACGGTCGGCACGGCCACCGACGCCAACGCGATGCTCCGGGTGCTGTTCAGTCGCCTCGGCAAGCCGCACATCGGCTCGTCCAACGCCTTCTCCTTCAACGTGCCGTCGGTCAGCGCGTCCGGGCAGATCACGGTCGAGAAGGGCGCCGGCAAGAAGACCGAGACGCGCACCTTCACCGTCACCGGTGGCATGTGCCCACGGTGCGAGGGCATGGGCCAGGTCAACGACATCGATCTGTCCCAGCTCTTCGACGACAGCAAGTCGCTCAATGAGGGGGCGATCACCGTCCCCGGCTACACCGCGGACGGGTGGTACGTGCGCCTGTTCTCGGAGTCGGGCTTCCTCGACCCGGACAAGCCGATCCGGAAGTACACCAAGCAGGAGCGCCACGACTTCCTCTACAAGGAGCCGGTCAAGGTGAAGGTCGCCGGCGCGAACATGACCTACGAGGGGTTGATCCCACGCATCCAGAAGTCGTTCCTGTCCAAGGACGTGGACGCGATGCAGCCGCACATCCGAGCCTTCGTGGAGCGCGCCGTCACCTTCACCACCTGTCCCGACTGCGGCGGCACCCGGCTCAGCGAGGCGGCCCGGTCGTCGAAGATCAAGGGGAAGAACATCGCCGACGTCTGCGCGATGCAGATCAGCGACCTGGCCGAGTGGGTGCGCGGTCTGGACGAGCCCTCCGTCGCGCCGCTGCTGACGATGCTGCGGGAGACGCTCGACTCGTTCGTGGAGATCGGGCTGGGCTACCTCAGCCTCGACCGGTCGTCGGGGACGCTGTCGGGCGGCGAGGCCCAGCGCACCAAGATGATCCGACACCTCGGTTCGTCGCTCACCGACGTGACCTACGTGTTCGACGAGCCGACCGTCGGGCTGCACCCGCACGACATCCAGCGGATGAACGACCTGCTGCGGCGGCTGCGCGACAAGGGCAACACCGTCCTCGTGGTGGAGCACAAGCCGGAGGTGATCGCGATCGCCGACCACATCGTCGACCTCGGCCCCGGCGCCGGCACCGCTGGCGGCGAGGTGGTCTTCGAGGGCACCGTCGACGGGCTGCGGGCCAGCGGCACGCTCACCGGGCGTCACCTGAGCGACCGGGTCTCCCTGAAGCAGTCGGTGCGCAAGCCGTCGGGTGTGATGGAGGTGCGCGGCGCCCGTGCCCACAACCTGCGGAACGTCAACGTCGACATCCCGCTCGGCGTGCTGGTGGTGGTGACCGGCGTGGCTGGATCGGGCAAGAGCTCACTGATCCACGGTTCGGTGTGTGGCCGGGACGGGGTGGTGGCGGTCGATCAGGCGCCGATCCGTGGCTCGCGGCGGAGCAACCCGGCGACGTACACCGACCTGCTGGAGCCGATCCGCAAGGCGTTCGCGAAGGCCAACGGGGTGAAGCCCGCCCTGTTCAGCGCCAACTCCGAGGGCGCCTGTCCGACCTGCAACGGCGCCGGGATGATCTACACAGACCTGGGGATGATGGCCAGCGTCACCACGGTCTGCGAGGAGTGTGAGGGCCGGCGGTTCCAGGCGTCGGTGCTGGGCTACCGGCTCGGTGGGCTCAACATCGCCGAGGTGCTCGATCTGTCGGTCGAAGCCGCGGTCGGCTTCTTCGGCGCCGGCAAGGCGCATACGCCAGCCGCGCACGAGATCCTCCAGCGCATGGCCGACGTGGGGCTGGGCTACCTGCGGCTCGGCCAACCGCTCACCACGCTGTCGGGGGGCGAGCGGCAGCGGCTCAAGCTCGCGACGCACATGGGGGCTGATGCCAGCGTCTACGTGCTCGACGAGCCGACCACCGGACTGCACCTGGCCGACCTCAAGCAGCTGCTCGGGCTGCTGGACCGACTGGTCGACTCCGGCAAGTCGGTCATCGTCATCGAGCACCACCAGGCGGTGATGGCGCACGCCGACTGGATCATCGATCTCGGCCCGGGCGCGGGCCACGACGGCGGGCGGATCGTGTTCGAAGGCACTCCGGCCGCTCTGGTGGCGGCGAGGTCGACGCTGACCGGTGAGCACCTGGCGGCATTCGTCGGAGGCGGTTCGAAGGCCGTCCCAGCAGGGTCGTCCGAGCCGATTCGGGCTCGTTCACAGAGGAAGTCCCAATGA
- a CDS encoding SRPBCC family protein — protein MNPVDKTASSQTEAISFEFDLRHSPKKVWRALTEPELLTEWLLPVIGLKLEPGAAFMFKTQPYPGWDGTVSCRVLEIEEHKKLSYTWDVPFLATVVTFTLTPTTSGTRLSLVQSGFKPDQKQNFGGARYGWKMMGGKLVDLLERLP, from the coding sequence ATGAACCCCGTCGACAAGACCGCCTCATCGCAGACCGAAGCCATCTCATTCGAGTTCGATCTGCGTCATTCCCCGAAGAAGGTGTGGCGCGCGCTCACCGAGCCCGAGCTGCTCACCGAGTGGCTCCTGCCCGTCATCGGGCTCAAGCTCGAGCCTGGGGCTGCGTTCATGTTCAAGACGCAGCCGTACCCCGGCTGGGACGGCACCGTGAGCTGCCGGGTCCTGGAGATCGAAGAGCACAAGAAGCTCAGCTACACGTGGGACGTTCCCTTCCTCGCCACGGTCGTGACCTTCACGCTCACGCCCACGACGTCGGGCACACGCTTGTCCCTCGTGCAGTCGGGCTTCAAGCCGGACCAGAAGCAGAACTTCGGTGGCGCGCGCTACGGCTGGAAGATGATGGGCGGGAAGCTCGTTGACCTGCTCGAGAGGCTCCCATGA
- a CDS encoding YncE family protein, which translates to MRTLLRIAAALCSLMLLALPEPARASSSFVNWENPHVHPLDMTPDGQRLLAVNTADNRLLVFEPSAWGRPPRLLASIPVGLEPVSVRARTNTEAWVVNHISDSVSIVDLTTHNVVATIPTDDEPADVVFAGSPRQAFITCSQANTVLVVNPAQPLAPARRVPLLGEDPRALAVSSDGRKVYAAIFESGNQSTVLGGGGTLPGLFPPNAVSDPLGPYGGLNPPPNAGSTFFPPIRPELPPPPPQPLIVKKNAQGQWMDDNAHDWTALVSGPNASASGRPQGWRLPDRDLAIIDAATLSVTYATGLMNLNMALAVHPSGAVTVVGTDATNEVRFEPVINGRFLRVELAWVDPVQARRLALWDLNPHLTYTTPNIPLPERRKSLGDPRGLAWNATGSRGYVAGMGSNNVAVVSATGQRVATIKVGEGPTGVVLDERRSQLYVLNRFAASLSVVSLQDHQEKSRTPFFDPTPSPIKVGRKHLYDTHKSSGLGHVSCGSCHVDGRMDRLAWDLGDPRGEMTSLEAQNKGMGLDALIPGFGPVHPMKGPMTTQTLQDIIGKEALHWRGDRNGLEDFNPAFVSLQGADAMLTPAQMQQFEDFLATLTFPPNPFRNLDNSLPTNLPLPGHVTTGRFAPAGQPLPNGNAVNGLTIFRPPRLLTGNVLACSTCHTLPTGLGASMTWNGSQYVPFPVGPNGESHAAIVSTDASTNIAFKVPHLRNLYDKVGMEMTLPASNAGFGFSHHGAVDSLARFITNPAFSPANDQEVADLVAFLLAFSGSDLPQGSASNLLEPPGPRSKDSHAAVGQQVTLGSAWGSAAQQARVDAFLALANTGKVGLVVKGRQGGVARGYTYVGNGEFQSDRASQRVSAATLRMLASPGHELTWTVVPKGTEQRIGVDRDEDGLLDRDEGDQGGCEVDL; encoded by the coding sequence ATGAGAACGCTTCTTCGGATCGCCGCCGCCTTGTGTTCGTTGATGCTCCTGGCCCTGCCCGAGCCCGCACGCGCCTCGAGCTCGTTCGTGAACTGGGAGAACCCGCATGTCCACCCGCTGGATATGACGCCGGACGGCCAGCGGCTGCTGGCGGTGAACACCGCGGACAACCGCCTGCTGGTGTTCGAGCCCTCCGCTTGGGGGCGCCCGCCGCGACTGCTGGCCTCCATCCCGGTGGGACTGGAGCCTGTCTCCGTGCGCGCTCGCACCAACACGGAGGCATGGGTCGTCAATCACATCTCCGACAGCGTGAGCATCGTGGACCTCACCACGCACAACGTGGTGGCCACCATCCCCACGGATGACGAGCCGGCGGACGTCGTGTTCGCGGGCTCTCCGCGACAGGCCTTCATCACCTGCTCCCAGGCCAACACCGTGCTGGTGGTGAACCCGGCTCAGCCGCTGGCGCCTGCGCGCCGCGTGCCACTGCTGGGTGAGGATCCGCGCGCGCTGGCCGTGAGCTCGGATGGGCGCAAGGTGTACGCCGCCATCTTCGAGTCCGGCAACCAGAGCACCGTGCTCGGCGGCGGAGGGACGCTGCCCGGCCTCTTCCCTCCCAACGCGGTGAGTGATCCGCTCGGGCCCTATGGCGGACTCAACCCGCCACCCAACGCGGGCTCCACCTTCTTCCCGCCGATCCGCCCCGAGCTGCCCCCGCCTCCGCCCCAGCCCCTCATCGTGAAGAAGAACGCCCAGGGCCAATGGATGGATGACAACGCCCATGACTGGACGGCGCTCGTCAGCGGCCCCAATGCCTCGGCCTCCGGGCGCCCGCAGGGGTGGAGGCTGCCGGATCGCGACCTGGCCATCATCGACGCGGCCACCCTGTCCGTCACCTATGCCACCGGGCTGATGAACCTGAACATGGCGCTGGCGGTGCACCCCAGCGGCGCCGTCACCGTGGTGGGGACGGACGCCACCAATGAGGTGCGCTTCGAGCCCGTCATCAATGGCCGCTTCCTGCGCGTGGAGCTGGCGTGGGTGGATCCGGTCCAGGCGCGACGCCTGGCCCTGTGGGATCTCAACCCCCACCTCACGTACACCACGCCCAACATCCCCCTACCCGAGCGCAGGAAGTCCCTGGGAGATCCACGTGGCCTGGCGTGGAACGCGACGGGCTCTCGGGGCTACGTGGCGGGCATGGGCTCCAACAACGTGGCGGTGGTCAGCGCCACGGGCCAGCGCGTGGCGACCATCAAGGTGGGCGAGGGCCCCACGGGGGTGGTGCTCGATGAGCGGCGCAGCCAGCTCTACGTCCTCAACCGCTTCGCCGCCAGCCTCTCCGTCGTGAGCCTCCAGGATCACCAGGAGAAGTCCCGGACGCCCTTCTTCGATCCCACGCCGAGCCCCATCAAGGTGGGCCGCAAGCACCTGTACGACACCCACAAGAGCTCGGGCCTGGGCCATGTCTCCTGCGGCTCGTGCCATGTGGACGGGCGCATGGACCGGCTGGCGTGGGATCTGGGCGATCCGCGCGGGGAGATGACCTCCCTGGAGGCGCAGAACAAGGGCATGGGCCTGGACGCGCTCATCCCGGGCTTCGGGCCCGTGCACCCGATGAAGGGGCCCATGACGACGCAGACGCTCCAGGACATCATCGGCAAGGAGGCCCTGCACTGGCGCGGAGACAGGAACGGGCTGGAGGACTTCAACCCCGCCTTCGTGAGCCTCCAGGGCGCGGACGCCATGCTCACCCCGGCGCAGATGCAGCAGTTCGAGGACTTCCTCGCCACGCTCACCTTCCCGCCCAACCCGTTCCGCAACCTGGACAACTCGCTGCCCACGAACCTGCCGCTGCCGGGCCACGTCACCACCGGCCGCTTCGCGCCCGCCGGCCAGCCCCTGCCCAACGGCAATGCCGTCAACGGTCTGACCATCTTCCGGCCCCCGCGCCTGCTGACGGGCAACGTGCTCGCCTGCTCCACCTGCCACACGCTGCCCACCGGCCTGGGCGCCAGCATGACGTGGAATGGCAGCCAGTACGTGCCCTTCCCCGTGGGCCCCAACGGCGAGAGCCACGCCGCCATCGTCTCCACGGACGCCAGCACCAACATCGCCTTCAAGGTTCCCCACCTGCGCAACCTCTACGACAAGGTGGGCATGGAGATGACGTTGCCGGCGAGCAATGCGGGCTTCGGCTTCAGCCACCACGGCGCGGTGGACTCGCTGGCCCGGTTCATCACCAACCCCGCCTTCTCGCCGGCCAATGATCAGGAGGTGGCCGATCTCGTGGCCTTCCTGCTGGCCTTCTCCGGCTCCGATCTGCCCCAGGGCTCCGCGAGCAACCTGCTCGAGCCGCCCGGCCCGCGGAGCAAGGACTCCCACGCGGCCGTGGGCCAGCAGGTGACGCTGGGCTCGGCCTGGGGCAGCGCGGCGCAGCAGGCCCGCGTGGACGCCTTCCTCGCCCTGGCCAACACCGGCAAGGTAGGCCTGGTGGTGAAGGGCCGGCAGGGCGGCGTGGCGCGGGGCTACACCTACGTGGGCAATGGCGAGTTCCAGTCCGATCGCGCCTCGCAGCGGGTGAGCGCGGCGACGCTGCGGATGCTGGCCAGCCCGGGCCATGAGCTGACCTGGACCGTGGTGCCCAAGGGCACCGAGCAGCGCATCGGCGTGGACCGGGACGAGGATGGCCTGCTCGACCGGGATGAGGGGGACCAGGGTGGCTGCGAGGTGGACCTGTAG
- a CDS encoding ArsR/SmtB family transcription factor, translating into MQSAAVAENKIFQALADPSRRAIFESLTRGEAAVKELTARFDISQPAVSQHLATLKDAGLVNARREGRCVYYRVEPRGMKPLLDWIAHYRAFWTEHIDRLEQLLEKMDE; encoded by the coding sequence ATGCAGAGCGCGGCCGTGGCCGAAAACAAGATCTTCCAGGCGCTGGCGGACCCCAGCCGGCGGGCGATCTTTGAGTCACTCACGCGCGGCGAAGCCGCGGTGAAGGAGCTCACGGCGCGCTTCGACATCTCGCAGCCGGCGGTCTCGCAGCACCTCGCAACCTTGAAAGATGCCGGCCTGGTGAACGCCCGGCGCGAGGGGCGCTGTGTCTACTACCGGGTGGAGCCACGCGGGATGAAGCCGCTGCTCGACTGGATCGCGCACTACCGCGCCTTCTGGACGGAGCACATCGATCGTCTCGAACAACTGCTGGAGAAGATGGACGAATGA